A genome region from Lentimicrobiaceae bacterium includes the following:
- a CDS encoding class I SAM-dependent methyltransferase — MTTNYNKIVPFVKYYFKAKNSKSIHSPFVFKLYTEVIKDKSSYTDYRIIDRILKRVRENKNQIEITDFGVDNKLGYEQRLERISDLYKKSSITPKYGKLLYRLTKHFKPKCIFEIGTSVGASTIYLATARNYEVIHTFEGCSSKSSIAQMLFNKFDYENINLNIGQFSKTVTEKLQNINEIDFAFIDGYHKKEATINFFEQLYTKANKNSIFVFDDIHWSKGMEEAWEIICDDKRVTVSIDLFRVGLVFFNPDFSKEHFVLKF, encoded by the coding sequence ATGACGACGAATTATAACAAAATAGTGCCTTTTGTAAAGTACTATTTTAAAGCCAAAAACTCAAAATCAATACACTCTCCATTTGTCTTCAAATTATATACAGAAGTTATCAAAGATAAATCTTCTTACACCGATTATAGAATAATAGATAGGATTCTCAAAAGGGTTAGAGAAAATAAAAACCAAATAGAAATAACCGATTTTGGTGTCGACAATAAATTAGGGTACGAACAAAGATTAGAGAGAATTTCAGACCTCTATAAAAAAAGCTCCATTACACCCAAATACGGAAAACTTTTGTACCGATTAACCAAACACTTCAAACCAAAATGTATTTTTGAAATAGGAACCAGTGTAGGAGCTAGTACTATATATTTAGCTACTGCTAGAAACTACGAAGTTATTCATACTTTTGAAGGATGTAGTTCGAAATCTAGTATCGCACAAATGCTATTCAATAAATTCGACTACGAAAATATTAATTTGAACATAGGACAGTTTAGTAAAACCGTTACAGAAAAACTACAAAATATTAATGAAATTGATTTTGCGTTTATTGACGGATATCACAAAAAAGAGGCGACTATCAATTTTTTTGAACAACTTTATACAAAAGCCAACAAAAACTCGATTTTTGTTTTCGACGATATACATTGGTCAAAAGGTATGGAAGAAGCGTGGGAAATAATATGTGATGACAAGCGTGTTACGGTTTCTATCGACTTGTTCAGAGTCGGATTAGTATTTTTTAATCCCGATTTCAGCAAAGAACATTTCGTGCTAAAATTTTAG